Proteins from a genomic interval of Gossypium hirsutum isolate 1008001.06 chromosome A09, Gossypium_hirsutum_v2.1, whole genome shotgun sequence:
- the LOC107889235 gene encoding arogenate dehydratase/prephenate dehydratase 2, chloroplastic — translation MALFSGCHLFVLSNYRQTNSFKTPHSHLYSKHLRSLNLDFAFHQKARNSNTIESGNTKNCAAPVANMNGFQPRCHLQYDLAHDTVSKYQVLHTNSRVCNEPRLRVAYQGIRGAYSESAAEKAYPNCETIACQHFHSTFQAVGRRVADRAVIPIENSLGGSIHGNYDLLHRHNLHIIGEIQFAVSHCLLANNGVDLHDLKTVLSHPQALAQCEKSLTKLGLEGEAVANTAVAAKKVAAEMLRDTGALASSSAALLYGLNILASNVQDDSNNVTRFLVLAREPLTPATDTPFKTSIVFTLEDGSSALPDALSVFISNRIKLLKIESRPLKNQPLQASKNNSKSNGYFNYLFYADVEASMADQTTQTALKHLKELSTFLRVLGSYPMV, via the exons ATGGCGCTGTTCTCCGGCTGCCATCTCTTTGTTCTTTCTAATTATCGGCAAACGAATAGCTTCAAAACCCCCCATTCCCATCTTTATTCAAAACACCTTCGCAGCTTAAACTTGGATTTTGCTTTCCACCAGAAAGCCAGAAATAGTAATACTATTGAGAGTGGCAACACCAAAAACTGCGCCGCGCCGGTAGCCAACATGAATGGCTTCCAACCGCGCTGCCACCTTCAATATGATTTGGCTCATGATACCGTCTCTAAATATCAAGTTTTGCATACAA ATTCAAGAGTTTGTAATGAGCCTCGCCTTCGCGTTGCATATCAg GGAATTCGTGGGGCATATAGTGAATCAGCTGCAGAGAAAGCATATCCCAATTGCGAAACTATTGCTTGCCAGCAtttccattcaacttttcaa GCAGTTGGAAGGCGGGTTGCAGACAGGGCAGTAATACCGATAGAGAATTCATTAGGAGGAAGCATCCATGGAAACTACGACCTGTTGCATCGCCACAATCTGCATATAATTGGTGAAATTCAGTTTGCTGTTTCCCATTGCTTGCTTGCCAACAATGGCGTTGACCTTCATGATTTGAAAACCGTTCTTAGCCATCCTCAA GCACTTGCTCAATGTGAGAAGAGCTTGACGAAGTTGGGATTGGAGGGAGAAGCAGTGGCTAATACTGCAGTTGCAGCAAAG aAAGTGGCTGCCGAAATGCTAAGAGATACAGGAGCCTTGGCTAGTTCATCTGCTGCATTGCTTTATGGACTCAACATTCTTGCCTCAAATGTTCAG GACGATAGCAACAACGTTACTCGATTTCTGGTGCTAGCCAGGGAACCCCTTACTCCTGCCACAGATACGCCCTTCAAG ACAAGTATCGTTTTCACATTAGAGGACGGTTCTTCTGCGCTTCCTGATGCACTTTCTGTTTTTATCTCGAATCGAATCAAACTTTTAaag ATTGAAAGTCGTCCATTGAAGAACCAACCTTTGCAAGCATCAAAGAATAACAGTAAAAGCAATGG ATACTTCAATTACCTTTTCTACGCGGACGTTGAAGCATCAATGGCTGATCAAACGACACAAACTGCTCTCAAACATCTCAAG GAGCTTTCGACATTTTTACGGGTTCTAGGTAGCTATCCAATGGTATGA